A DNA window from Citrobacter tructae contains the following coding sequences:
- the tsgA gene encoding MFS transporter TsgA, with amino-acid sequence MTNSNRIKLTWISFLSYALTGALVIVTGMVMGNIADYFHLPVSSMSNTFTFLNAGILISIFLNAWLMEIVPLKTQLRFGFILMLLAVAGLMLSHSLALFSAAMFVLGVVSGITMSIGTFLVTQMYEGRQRGSRLLFTDSFFSMAGMIFPMVAAYLLARSIEWYWVYACIGLVYVAIFLLTFGCEFPALGKHAQQPETPVVKEKWGIGVLFLSIAALCYILGQLGFISWVPEYAKSLGMSLNDAGKLVSDFWMSYMVGMWAFSFILRFFDLQRILTVLAGLATVLMYLFITGTPEHMPWFILTLGFFSSAIYTTIITLGSQQTKVASPKLVNFVLTCGTIGTMLTFVVTGPIVAHSGPLAALQTANGLYAVVFVMCFILGFVTRHRQHNAPAAH; translated from the coding sequence ATGACTAACAGCAATCGCATCAAGCTCACATGGATTAGCTTTCTCTCCTACGCCCTGACCGGCGCGTTGGTAATTGTCACCGGGATGGTGATGGGAAACATCGCAGACTATTTCCATTTGCCCGTTTCCAGTATGAGTAACACTTTCACCTTCCTGAATGCCGGTATTCTGATCTCTATTTTTCTGAATGCCTGGCTGATGGAAATTGTCCCGTTGAAAACGCAGCTGCGCTTTGGCTTTATCCTGATGCTGCTGGCAGTCGCCGGACTGATGCTCAGCCATAGTCTGGCGCTGTTCTCTGCCGCCATGTTTGTGCTGGGCGTCGTCAGCGGTATCACCATGTCGATTGGTACTTTCCTGGTCACCCAGATGTATGAAGGTCGCCAGCGCGGTTCCCGCCTGCTGTTTACCGACTCCTTCTTCAGCATGGCCGGTATGATTTTCCCGATGGTTGCGGCGTACCTGCTGGCGCGCAGCATTGAATGGTACTGGGTCTACGCCTGTATTGGTCTGGTGTACGTCGCCATTTTCCTGCTGACTTTTGGCTGTGAGTTCCCGGCGCTGGGTAAACACGCGCAGCAGCCGGAAACGCCGGTGGTGAAAGAGAAGTGGGGCATTGGCGTGCTGTTTTTGTCCATCGCCGCGCTGTGCTACATCCTCGGTCAGCTTGGTTTTATCTCCTGGGTGCCAGAATACGCCAAAAGCCTCGGCATGAGCCTGAACGATGCAGGTAAACTGGTCAGCGATTTCTGGATGTCTTACATGGTCGGCATGTGGGCGTTTAGCTTTATCCTGCGCTTCTTTGATTTGCAGCGCATTCTGACTGTACTGGCCGGTCTGGCAACTGTGCTTATGTATCTGTTCATCACCGGCACGCCAGAGCATATGCCGTGGTTTATTCTGACACTGGGCTTCTTCTCCAGCGCAATTTATACCACCATTATCACCCTCGGCTCCCAGCAAACCAAAGTGGCCTCACCGAAGCTGGTTAACTTTGTGCTGACCTGCGGCACCATTGGGACCATGTTGACCTTTGTGGTTACCGGCCCCATCGTCGCCCACAGTGGCCCCCTGGCTGCATTACAAACCGCTAATGGACTGTATGCTGTGGTGTTCGTGATGTGCTTTATCCTTGGGTTTGTCACGCGTCATCGCCAGCATAACGCACCGGCTGCGCATTAA
- the ppiA gene encoding peptidylprolyl isomerase A — translation MLKSTLAAVAAVLALSALSPAALAAKGDPRVLLTTSAGNIELELNSQKAPVSVQNFVDYVNNGFYNNTTFHRVIPGFMVQGGGFTEQMQQKKPNPPIKNEADNGLRNTRGTIAMARTADKDSATSQFFINIADNAFLDHGQRDFGYAVFGKVVKGMDVADKIAQVPTHDVGPYQNVPSKPIVILSAKVLP, via the coding sequence ATGCTCAAATCGACTCTGGCGGCTGTTGCAGCTGTTCTCGCCCTTTCTGCCCTCTCTCCCGCAGCACTGGCAGCGAAAGGTGACCCCCGTGTTCTGCTGACAACCTCTGCCGGTAACATTGAGCTGGAGCTGAATAGCCAAAAAGCCCCGGTTTCAGTACAAAATTTTGTCGATTATGTAAACAATGGTTTCTATAACAACACCACGTTTCACCGTGTGATCCCGGGTTTTATGGTGCAGGGTGGCGGTTTTACCGAGCAGATGCAGCAGAAGAAGCCTAACCCGCCAATTAAAAATGAAGCCGATAACGGACTGCGCAATACCCGTGGCACCATTGCCATGGCACGGACAGCAGACAAAGACAGCGCGACCAGCCAGTTCTTTATTAACATTGCGGACAACGCTTTCCTCGATCACGGTCAGCGTGACTTCGGCTATGCCGTCTTTGGTAAAGTGGTGAAAGGGATGGATGTCGCGGATAAGATAGCCCAAGTTCCGACGCACGATGTGGGTCCTTACCAGAACGTCCCGTCCAAACCGATTGTTATCTTGTCTGCGAAAGTCCTGCCGTAA
- a CDS encoding YhfG family protein: protein MKKLTDKQKSSLWEQLRNGNFQASRRLEGVDIPRVTLSAEDALARLEELRRHYER, encoded by the coding sequence GTGAAAAAACTCACCGATAAACAAAAGTCCAGTCTCTGGGAACAACTGCGAAACGGCAATTTCCAGGCCAGCCGACGCCTGGAAGGCGTGGATATTCCACGGGTTACGTTGAGCGCTGAAGACGCCCTGGCGCGCCTTGAAGAATTGAGGAGGCACTATGAGCGATAA
- a CDS encoding putative adenosine monophosphate-protein transferase Fic, translating into MSDKFGDGRDPYLYPGLNVMRNRLGVHQAQRLAQAAYELTALRAATIGLGPYKRGLPHLCAIHRQLYQDIFDWAGQLREVDIYQGDTRFCHFAYIEKEGNALMQDLEDESWLFGQPKDTFIDRLAHYYCEINVLHPFRIGSGLAQRIFFEQLAIHAGYMLSWDGIPVEEWNQANQSGAMGDLSALRAIFLKVVSEARETG; encoded by the coding sequence ATGAGCGATAAATTCGGTGATGGGCGCGATCCCTATTTGTATCCTGGCCTGAACGTAATGCGTAATCGTCTGGGGGTTCATCAGGCACAACGTCTGGCGCAGGCTGCCTACGAATTGACGGCGCTGCGTGCGGCGACGATTGGGCTGGGTCCGTACAAACGCGGTTTGCCACACCTGTGTGCTATCCATCGTCAACTCTATCAGGATATTTTTGACTGGGCGGGCCAGCTGCGCGAGGTTGATATTTATCAGGGTGATACCCGCTTCTGCCACTTTGCCTACATCGAGAAAGAGGGCAATGCGCTGATGCAGGATCTGGAAGACGAGTCCTGGCTATTTGGGCAGCCAAAGGATACGTTTATCGACCGACTCGCGCATTATTATTGCGAAATTAATGTCCTGCACCCGTTTCGTATTGGTAGTGGTTTGGCACAGCGTATTTTCTTCGAACAGTTAGCGATCCATGCCGGGTATATGCTCAGTTGGGATGGTATACCGGTCGAAGAGTGGAATCAGGCCAATCAGAGTGGTGCGATGGGCGACCTGTCGGCGTTGCGGGCGATATTTCTTAAAGTGGTAAGCGAAGCCCGAGAAACTGGGTAG
- the pabA gene encoding aminodeoxychorismate synthase component 2 produces MILLIDNYDSFTWNLYQYFCELGAEVLVRRNDELTLAQIDALSPQKIVISPGPCTPDDAGISLDVIRHYAGKIPMLGVCLGHQAMAQAFGASVVRAAKVMHGKTSPITHTGQGVFQGLANPLTVTRYHSLVVAPETLPACFEVTAWSETQEIMGIRHREWDLEGVQFHPESILSEQGHQLLANFLNR; encoded by the coding sequence ATGATCCTGCTTATCGATAACTACGATTCTTTTACCTGGAACCTGTATCAATATTTCTGCGAACTGGGCGCTGAGGTTCTTGTCAGGCGCAACGACGAGTTGACGCTGGCGCAAATCGACGCGCTGAGCCCGCAAAAAATCGTTATTTCCCCCGGCCCTTGTACGCCGGATGATGCCGGGATCTCGCTGGACGTTATTCGTCACTATGCGGGAAAAATCCCGATGCTGGGCGTCTGTTTGGGTCACCAGGCGATGGCGCAAGCATTTGGTGCCAGCGTGGTGCGAGCGGCGAAAGTGATGCACGGTAAGACCAGCCCAATTACGCATACCGGGCAGGGCGTTTTTCAGGGGCTGGCGAACCCGTTAACGGTGACACGCTACCACTCTCTGGTGGTTGCGCCAGAGACGCTGCCTGCCTGCTTTGAGGTAACGGCCTGGAGCGAGACTCAGGAAATTATGGGCATTCGTCACCGCGAGTGGGATCTGGAAGGTGTACAGTTTCACCCGGAAAGTATCCTCAGTGAGCAGGGGCATCAACTGCTGGCTAATTTCCTCAATCGATGA
- the argD gene encoding bifunctional acetylornithine/succinyldiaminopimelate transaminase: protein MATEQTAITRATFDEVILPIYAPAEFIPVKGKGSRVWDQQGKEYVDFAGGIAVTALGHCHPALVEALKTQGETLWHTSNVFTNEPALRLGRKIIEATFAERVLFMNSGTEANETAFKLARHYACVRHSPFKTKIIAFHNAFHGRSLFTVSVGGQPKYSDGFGPKPADIIHVPFNDLHAVKAVMNDHTCAVVVEPIQGEGGVMAATPEFLQGLRELCDQHQSLLVFDEVQCGMGRTGNLFAYMHYGVTPDILTSAKALGGGFPVSAMLTTQEIASAFHVGSHGSTYGGNPLACAVAETAFDIINTPDVLEGIQAKRQEFVAHLQKIDAQYDIFSDIRGMGLLIGAELKPQFKGRARDFLYAAAHEGVMVLNAGPDVMRFAPSLVVEQADIDEGMQRFAQAVAKVVG, encoded by the coding sequence ATGGCAACTGAACAAACTGCAATTACGCGCGCAACATTCGATGAAGTGATTCTGCCGATTTATGCACCGGCAGAGTTTATTCCGGTAAAAGGGAAAGGGAGTCGAGTCTGGGATCAACAGGGCAAAGAGTATGTTGATTTCGCGGGCGGCATTGCAGTTACAGCGTTAGGGCATTGCCATCCGGCACTGGTCGAGGCGTTGAAAACCCAGGGCGAAACCCTGTGGCACACCAGTAACGTTTTCACCAATGAACCCGCTCTGCGTTTAGGCCGCAAAATCATTGAAGCGACCTTCGCCGAGCGTGTGCTGTTCATGAACTCCGGCACCGAAGCCAACGAAACTGCCTTTAAGCTGGCGCGCCACTATGCCTGCGTGCGACATAGTCCGTTCAAAACCAAAATTATCGCCTTCCACAATGCGTTTCACGGCCGTTCGCTGTTTACCGTTTCCGTCGGCGGACAGCCGAAATATTCTGACGGCTTTGGCCCAAAACCGGCGGACATTATTCATGTGCCGTTTAACGATCTGCATGCGGTTAAAGCGGTGATGAACGATCACACCTGCGCGGTTGTCGTCGAACCGATTCAGGGCGAAGGTGGCGTCATGGCCGCAACACCGGAATTCCTACAGGGCCTGCGGGAGTTGTGCGATCAACATCAGTCATTGCTAGTATTTGATGAAGTGCAGTGCGGGATGGGGCGTACCGGCAATCTGTTTGCCTATATGCACTACGGCGTGACGCCGGACATTCTGACCAGCGCCAAAGCCCTCGGCGGCGGCTTCCCGGTGAGTGCCATGTTGACCACTCAGGAGATTGCTTCTGCGTTCCATGTTGGTTCGCACGGCTCGACCTACGGTGGTAATCCGCTGGCCTGCGCGGTTGCAGAGACGGCGTTTGACATCATCAACACGCCGGACGTGCTGGAAGGTATTCAGGCCAAACGTCAGGAATTTGTTGCGCATTTACAGAAAATCGATGCTCAGTATGACATTTTTAGCGATATTCGCGGCATGGGGCTGCTGATTGGCGCGGAGCTGAAGCCGCAGTTCAAAGGCCGGGCGCGCGATTTCCTCTACGCGGCTGCCCACGAAGGGGTGATGGTACTGAATGCCGGCCCGGACGTGATGCGTTTTGCGCCGTCGCTGGTGGTAGAGCAAGCGGATATCGATGAAGGGATGCAGCGCTTCGCGCAGGCGGTCGCGAAAGTGGTGGGTTGA
- a CDS encoding YccS/YhfK family putative transporter has translation MWRRLIYHPEINYALRQTLVLCLPVAVGLIIGQLHLGLLFSLVPACCNIAGLDTPHKRFFKRLVIGASLFAGCSLIMQLLLAQTIPLPLILTGLTLVLGVTAELGPLHARLLPASLIAAIFTLSLAGNMPIWEPLLIYALGTLWYGAFNWFWFWLWREQPLRESLSLLYRELADYCEAKYSLLTQHVDPEKALPPLLVRQQKAVDLITQCYQQMHMLSAHRNNEYKRLLRSFQEALDLQEHISVSLHQPEEVQKLVERSHAEQVIRWNARTVAARLRVLADDILYHRLPTRFSMEKQIGTLEKIANQHPDNPVGQFCYWHFSRIARVLRTQRPLYARDLMADKQRRLPLLPALKNYLSLKSPALRNAGRISVMLSIASLMGSALHLPKPYWILMTVLFVTQNGYGATRVRILHRSVGTLVGLVIAGVTLHFHIPEGFTLAAMLVITLGSYLIMRKNYGWATVGFTVTAVYTLQLLTLNGEQFIVPRFVDTVLGCLIAFGGTLWLWPQWQSGLLRKNAHDALESDQEAIRLILSNDPQATPLAYQRMRVNQAHNTLFNSLNQAMQEPGFNSHYLADMKLWVTHSQFIVEHINAMTTLAREHTMLTPDLAQRYLESCEIAIQRCQQRLEYDGPGSSGDVNILESPEMLSHGPLSTLEQHLQRILGHLNTMHTISSVAWRQRPHHGIWLSRRLRDMKG, from the coding sequence ATGTGGCGAAGACTGATTTATCACCCCGAGATCAACTACGCACTACGACAAACCCTGGTGCTGTGTTTGCCCGTGGCTGTCGGTCTTATCATCGGTCAGCTTCATCTGGGGCTGCTTTTCTCCCTCGTCCCTGCCTGCTGTAACATTGCCGGTCTTGATACCCCGCATAAGCGCTTTTTCAAACGCTTAGTTATTGGCGCGTCGCTGTTTGCCGGGTGCAGCCTGATCATGCAGTTGCTGCTGGCGCAGACCATACCGCTTCCGCTAATCCTCACCGGCCTGACACTGGTTCTCGGCGTAACCGCAGAGCTGGGCCCTCTGCATGCTCGATTACTGCCAGCCTCACTGATCGCGGCGATTTTCACGCTAAGTCTGGCCGGGAATATGCCCATCTGGGAGCCGCTGCTGATCTATGCGCTGGGTACGTTGTGGTACGGCGCGTTCAACTGGTTCTGGTTTTGGCTGTGGCGTGAACAGCCGCTGCGGGAATCGCTCAGCTTGTTGTACCGCGAACTGGCCGATTATTGTGAAGCAAAATATAGCCTGCTAACCCAGCACGTCGATCCCGAAAAAGCGTTACCCCCGCTGCTGGTTCGCCAGCAAAAAGCCGTGGATCTGATCACCCAGTGTTATCAGCAAATGCACATGCTTTCGGCGCATCGCAATAACGAGTACAAACGCCTGCTGCGGTCCTTTCAGGAAGCACTGGATTTGCAGGAACATATTTCCGTTAGCCTGCATCAACCGGAAGAGGTGCAAAAGCTGGTCGAGCGTAGCCACGCGGAGCAGGTGATTCGCTGGAACGCGCGCACCGTCGCCGCCCGCCTGCGCGTGCTGGCAGATGACATTCTGTATCATCGCTTGCCTACGCGTTTTTCCATGGAGAAACAGATTGGCACGCTGGAGAAAATTGCTAACCAGCATCCGGACAACCCGGTCGGGCAGTTTTGCTACTGGCACTTTAGCCGTATTGCCCGCGTGCTACGCACTCAGCGTCCACTGTACGCCCGAGATTTGATGGCCGACAAACAGCGCCGATTGCCGTTGCTCCCTGCCCTGAAAAACTATCTGTCGTTGAAATCCCCGGCGCTGCGTAATGCCGGACGCATCAGCGTCATGTTGAGCATCGCCAGCCTGATGGGCAGCGCCTTACACCTGCCAAAACCTTACTGGATCCTGATGACGGTCCTGTTCGTCACGCAAAACGGCTACGGTGCAACGCGGGTACGTATTTTGCATCGTTCGGTAGGTACGCTCGTCGGGCTGGTGATTGCTGGCGTCACGTTGCACTTTCATATTCCGGAAGGATTTACGCTGGCGGCCATGCTGGTCATCACCCTCGGCAGTTATCTGATCATGCGCAAAAACTACGGCTGGGCCACCGTCGGCTTTACAGTCACGGCGGTATATACCCTGCAGTTGCTGACGCTGAACGGGGAGCAGTTTATCGTGCCGCGCTTTGTCGATACGGTGCTGGGCTGTTTGATTGCCTTTGGCGGCACACTCTGGCTGTGGCCGCAGTGGCAGAGCGGCCTGCTGCGCAAAAACGCCCACGATGCGCTGGAATCCGATCAGGAAGCCATTCGCCTGATCCTCAGCAACGATCCGCAGGCAACACCGCTCGCGTATCAGCGTATGCGGGTCAATCAGGCACATAACACACTGTTTAACTCACTCAACCAAGCGATGCAGGAGCCAGGATTTAATTCGCATTACCTGGCCGATATGAAACTGTGGGTCACGCACAGCCAGTTCATCGTCGAGCATATCAACGCGATGACCACGCTGGCACGAGAACACACAATGTTGACGCCGGATTTGGCGCAGCGGTATCTGGAGTCCTGTGAAATTGCAATTCAGCGCTGTCAGCAGCGGCTGGAATATGACGGGCCGGGAAGCTCCGGCGATGTGAATATTCTCGAATCACCGGAGATGCTATCCCACGGTCCGTTAAGCACTCTGGAACAGCATCTGCAGCGCATTTTGGGTCATCTGAACACTATGCACACCATTTCTTCTGTTGCATGGCGTCAGCGCCCGCACCACGGTATCTGGCTAAGCCGACGATTGCGGGATATGAAGGGCTAA
- the crp gene encoding cAMP-activated global transcriptional regulator CRP, whose amino-acid sequence MVLGKPQTDPTLEWFLSHCHIHKYPSKSTLIHQGEKAETLYYIVKGSVAVLIKDEEGKEMILSYLNQGDFIGELGLFEEGQERSAWVRAKTACEVAEISYKKFRQLIQVNPDILMRLSSQMARRLQVTSEKVGNLAFLDVTGRIAQTLLNLAKQPDAMTHPDGMQIKITRQEIGQIVGCSRETVGRILKMLEDQNLISAHGKTIVVYGTR is encoded by the coding sequence ATGGTGCTTGGCAAACCGCAAACAGACCCGACTCTCGAATGGTTCTTGTCTCATTGCCATATTCATAAGTACCCATCGAAGAGCACGCTGATTCACCAGGGTGAAAAAGCGGAAACGTTGTATTACATCGTTAAAGGCTCAGTGGCAGTGCTGATCAAAGATGAAGAAGGGAAAGAAATGATCCTCTCTTATCTGAATCAGGGCGATTTCATTGGTGAATTAGGCCTGTTTGAAGAAGGCCAGGAACGTAGCGCCTGGGTACGTGCCAAAACCGCATGTGAAGTCGCTGAAATTTCATACAAAAAATTTCGTCAATTAATCCAGGTTAACCCGGATATTCTGATGCGCCTGTCTTCCCAGATGGCTCGTCGTCTGCAGGTAACGTCCGAAAAAGTGGGCAACCTTGCCTTCCTGGATGTCACTGGTCGTATCGCCCAGACCCTGTTGAACCTGGCGAAGCAACCTGACGCTATGACCCACCCGGATGGCATGCAGATCAAAATCACCCGTCAGGAAATTGGCCAGATCGTTGGCTGTTCCCGTGAAACTGTTGGTCGTATCCTGAAGATGCTGGAAGATCAGAACCTGATCTCCGCGCACGGTAAGACGATCGTCGTCTACGGCACGCGTTAA
- a CDS encoding OsmC family protein, which translates to MQARVKWVEGLTFLGESASGHQILMDGNSGDKAPSPMEMVLMAAGGCSAIDVVSILQKGRQDVTNCEVKLTSERREEAPRLFTHINLHFIVTGNDLKDASVSRAVDLSAEKYCSVALMLEKAVNITHSYEVIAA; encoded by the coding sequence ATGCAAGCGCGTGTAAAGTGGGTTGAGGGGTTAACCTTCCTCGGTGAGTCCGCCTCTGGCCACCAAATCTTGATGGACGGTAACTCTGGTGATAAAGCGCCGAGCCCGATGGAAATGGTGCTAATGGCTGCGGGTGGCTGTAGTGCGATTGATGTGGTGTCGATCCTGCAAAAGGGTCGTCAGGATGTGACCAACTGCGAAGTGAAACTCACTTCCGAACGTCGTGAAGAAGCGCCGCGTCTGTTTACCCATATTAATCTGCATTTCATCGTCACCGGTAACGATCTAAAAGACGCGTCAGTGTCCCGCGCAGTAGACCTCTCGGCGGAGAAGTATTGTTCCGTGGCGTTGATGCTAGAAAAAGCGGTGAATATTACCCATTCCTATGAAGTGATTGCGGCGTAA
- a CDS encoding phosphoribulokinase yields the protein MSAKHPVIAVTGSSGAGTTTTSLAFRKIFSQLNLRAAEVEGDSFHRYTRPEMDMAIRKARDAGRHISYFGPEANDFSLLEHTFIEYGQSGKGQSRKYLHTYDEAVPWNQVPGTFTPWQPLPEPTDVLFYEGLHGGVVTPQQNVARHVDLLVGVVPIVNLEWIQKLTRDTSERGHSREAVMDSVVRSMDDYINYITPQFSRTHINFQRVPTVDTSNPFAAKSIPSLDESFVVIHFRNLEGIDFPWLLAMLQGSFISHINTLVVPGGKMGLAMELIMLPLVQRLMEGKKIE from the coding sequence ATGTCTGCCAAACATCCGGTGATTGCGGTAACAGGATCCAGCGGCGCGGGGACCACCACCACCAGCCTCGCGTTTCGTAAAATTTTCTCGCAGTTAAATCTGCGCGCTGCCGAGGTGGAAGGCGACAGTTTTCACCGCTATACCCGTCCTGAGATGGACATGGCGATCCGCAAAGCGCGTGACGCCGGGCGACACATCAGCTATTTCGGCCCCGAAGCCAACGATTTCAGCCTGCTGGAACACACCTTCATCGAGTACGGTCAGTCGGGCAAAGGCCAGTCACGAAAATATCTGCACACGTATGATGAAGCCGTTCCGTGGAATCAGGTTCCGGGCACATTTACCCCCTGGCAGCCTCTTCCTGAACCGACGGACGTGCTGTTCTATGAAGGCTTGCACGGCGGTGTAGTAACCCCGCAACAAAATGTGGCGCGGCATGTCGATCTATTGGTCGGGGTGGTGCCAATCGTCAACCTGGAGTGGATCCAGAAACTAACCCGCGATACCAGCGAGCGCGGTCACTCCCGCGAAGCGGTAATGGACTCAGTCGTGCGCTCAATGGACGATTACATCAATTACATCACCCCGCAGTTTTCCCGCACGCATATTAACTTCCAGCGCGTACCGACGGTCGACACCTCTAACCCTTTTGCAGCAAAAAGCATTCCGTCATTGGATGAAAGCTTTGTTGTTATCCATTTTCGTAATCTGGAAGGTATCGACTTTCCCTGGCTACTGGCTATGCTGCAGGGCTCATTCATTTCTCACATCAATACATTAGTGGTGCCGGGTGGCAAAATGGGGCTGGCAATGGAGCTGATCATGCTGCCGCTGGTCCAACGGCTGATGGAAGGGAAGAAAATAGAGTAA